GAAGAAAATCACGGCCATAGACCGCGTCGAGGTAAGCGGTTGTCATGCGCCAGGGCTGTCGAACAGCGGCCTCACCGCCCGGCATGGGGACCGGTTGCAGCCAGGCGAAGCGATTGTAGGAATGGGCATCGCCGATGAGCACTTCGCCGCCCCAGATGGTCCCATCCAGGCCGTATCCGCTGCCGTCGAGGATGATGCCGATACAAGGCTGGATGATTCGATTCTCCGCCATGACCGAAACCAGATGGCCGTGATGGTGCTGCACACCCACCAGCGGTTTTTTCTTTTGCTTTCGCGCCCATTGGGTGGAGAGATAGTCTGGATGCAGATCGCAGGCGATGACCGCAGGTTCGATCTCTAGCACCTGCTGTAGATGTTCGATGGTCTGTTGAAAAAAGGCCAAGGCCGGCGGATTGTTCAGATCGCCGATGTGCTGGCTGAGAAAAACATGCCGGTCGCGCGCCAGGGCGATGGTGTTTTTCAACTCGCCTCCACAGGCCAGGACCGGCACTGTAAGCCTGCAGGCCAGGTGAACCGGTTCCGGCGCATAGCCGCGCGATCGGCGGATCAGGACGGGCTTGTGCATCATCACGCGGGCCACCGAGTCGTCGCAGCGCTGCAGGATCTCCCGATCGTGAAAGAGGAAAAAGTCGGCGATTCGGTTTAATCGCTCCAACGCCTCGGCGTTGGCAATGGC
This window of the bacterium genome carries:
- a CDS encoding carbamoyltransferase HypF, translating into AIANAEALERLNRIADFFLFHDREILQRCDDSVARVMMHKPVLIRRSRGYAPEPVHLACRLTVPVLACGGELKNTIALARDRHVFLSQHIGDLNNPPALAFFQQTIEHLQQVLEIEPAVIACDLHPDYLSTQWARKQKKKPLVGVQHHHGHLVSVMAENRIIQPCIGIILDGSGYGLDGTIWGGEVLIGDAHSYNRFAWLQPVPMPGGEAAVRQPWRMTTAYLDAVYGRDFLQLDLPLIHRHTRQELMLIMRMMETGTNCPLTSSCGRLFDATAGLLGLRCEISYEAQAAVELEMLADDRSADPYPTPQVSGPGALATDFLIRRLVEDWSHGAAPALIAQRFHATVAEIFLQACRAAREKTGITLAALSGGVFQNRLFFHLLHERLQKEGFLVISHHLVPTNDGGLALGQAVIAAAQVQNANKIKNHYVNRV